The stretch of DNA GATTTAGCGTATTTAGGTACTCGATTGGGTAAGCCGAGAACTGGTCATCGCTGTCTATAGAAGCCGCGCATACTTCATCGCAACttttatatattttatagtttCCAGGGATCTGGCCGGTCATATAGTCGTTTACTGTATCTGCTGTTTCGTTCAAAGGAGTCAGTATCGCGCGTTCACGCAAGTATTCATCATCCTTACTCCCCTCTACGAAACTCGGGTAAATTTCATCGACTACTTGTTTAATATCAAGCTTCCCACACACTGATGTGTACTCTTCTGGTATCTTTATCCACGTCCCTTCATCCTCATGCTCTTCCGCTTTCGCTTCTAACCTCCCTTCACCCATAGCCAAGAACCACTTATTAAATCTCTGTCTTTCACCATCTGAATCTGTAACCCTCATGCTCTTCCGTAGAAGAAACACCGTGCATGATCTCCATATATGTGATCTGCTTATTGAGGCTTGTACGATATCCTGTCTCTTCCCCTTCGATACGATGGAGAGCACTTGTCTGAAATCGCCTCCAAGTAACACCACCTTTCCCCCGAACATCTTTGAAGATGCGTCCGGATCAGTGTAGCTGACTATATCCCTCATTGTACTATCTAGTGCTTCAAAAGCATTCCTGTGGTCCATTGGGGCTTCATCCCATATAATCAACGACGTCTCCCGTAGTAGTTCAGCCAGCTGGCTATTCTGTTTCACATTACACGTTGAGTCGTCGAATAGCTCAATAGGTATATCAAACCTACTATGCGTTGTCCTTCCCCCTGGTAGTAGTAACGCCGCGATACCTGTAACTGTATCGTCAGTATTTAAATTGCCATTATCATTATATCTTTTTCTTTCTCTTGTTTGCAGTTTTTACATTTATTGTTAAACACTTAGTTAATATAGAGATCTAACCGGACGATGCCACATTGAGTACAATCTTGCCCTCCGACCGTAGTTTCGCTGAGATTGCCCCGTATAAGAATGTCTTTCCTGTTCCTCCATGACCGTAAACGAAAAACAACTCCTGTAATTTGCTACTGACAGCATTGATAACCGCATCATAGACATCTACATTTGTAGAAATTTGTTAATACTTTGTCATGTACTTTAcgatgcttattttctagtttaTGACATACCTTTTTGCTCTCTGTTCAGTAATTTGACCTTCCCCTCCCACTCGTCTCTGAGCTGCTTGCGATCGTACTTCCTCTCATCCCTAATCAGTCTGTTCTCCATGCCATGTACATCTGATTCCACTGGTTGTGGCATACTTTCTATGTCCGATAGTCTCTTGCCGTATCTCATTAGAACTTTGTCTATTTCAAGTAGGGTGTATGACCGTTTGGCGGCATCACTAAGTTCTAAATTAGGGTCTCCAAACAACCTTCTTTTCTTGCGCTCAATGTCCTCTGATAGCATCCCATAGGTCTCCTCCCACAGCTTCGTTATATCTGTTACTTCACAAAACAGAATCATCATGACGAATAGCTCCCTGAGCTGCGACGGCATTACCCATTTATTTGCCTCTGACATGGCTTCATGCCACTCTTTATCATTATTTAAAAGGCCATGTGCATAACAAGCTTCCTTGAATGTAGGGTACACAACGTCTCCCAATGTTCTAATGTCTTGATAACTTTGCGCACCCTTGACTATGTTAAGGAGCACTTTCAGGTAATACCTTTCTCCGGCTGTTGGGTGAACGTAAACCATCCTGCCAATGCACTTCCCTTGCTTCCTTTTGTGCCATCCCCCTTCCTTCCACACGTATTTTGTTGGAAATTCCGCATAGGATAACGTTCTTGCATCTGGCTGATTTGCATTTGTTGCTATCCACGCTGTCATCATTGTGTTTGTGCTGTTTTTCTCCTCAATTATTTCTTCTAGCACATCACTGTCCTTAATCACCACTGATTGTTCTCCTTCCAGGTGCACGGGGAGGCGCATCACTGACGGATATCTCTCCTGGATATCAAACTCAAAGATTCTCCAGGCCGCCTCTGATGCAGATAGATGTCGACAGTCCATGTAAGCCTTTATCTCGTCTTGTGTGTCCTCTTGTATGACTAAAGTCGCTTTATCTGGTCCCTTTGATATATATTTAAACAAATACTTTATGGCTTTTGCTGTGTTGCACCACTCGACATTGATGTGTGCATCAAACATTAAAAGCAACCCTGGGTTATATGGTACAATAGATCTATTGTCCATCTCATGGATACCCTTTTTAATGGTCCTGCACGTAGAAATTTAACTGTTAGTTCCCGTTAGTGACACTCTTGTCATTAGGTTAGAAAGTGGGCAACTTTAGAATATGTACTTACCTACTGTCCTTCCTTCTTCTGTACATTGGATACCCATTGCGATCCAATGTTGTGCTCTCGTTATGTTCCTTTGGATATTTCTTTGTGCAAACATCATTCATCATACATGGGCAATTAGGACCATCTTTGCCGCATGGTCCATGGACCATAGAGCCTGACACAATTTCATATAACCGTGGCTCCTTGTTTTTGTCAGGTATCTCCGCATGGATTATGGTGTCGATGAAGTCGGTTGACACCTCTTCACTCCCTCTCCTTAGCCACAATAATATATGAGCATGAGGTAAACCTCTCTTCTGAAACTCTATAGTATAAATATCTGCAGGGGCGGGGAACATATGTTAGCTATTTACATTTAAGAATAGTATTTGACATTGCGGTTCAGTTGTAATGAGTTCAGACAGAGCCATGGATCTGATCTTGTTTGTTCATCAAAGTTTTGTTCTTTTTGTAGGAAGGTTTAGTCTGGTTTATTATTTCATTCTATGGGTGGTCTTTACAGATCACTGCTGCATTGATGGGGAACATATGTtaacttttgacatttaaaaataGTAATATTTATTTTATCAAGGCTTACCTGCAACGGTAGGTCCAAAATAGTCTTCCTTTTTCAAAAGGTGCATAAGTTGCCGGAGCTTCATCTTGAAAACTCTGGCCACGATATCTGGACGGTCCTCAGCTTTTTATCCACCCATGAGGGTCAGAGCTGCCTCGACCTCTGGCCATCTTGGATTTGCAGTGAATGTTAGAAATAAGTGAGGATTTCCGTACCACCGACAGATGGCCATTGCATCTTGGTAGTTTTGTTGCATGTATCTCGGGCTTCCAGTAAATGAGGGAGGCAGATATATTCTCTGGCCAATAGTTATCCCCATTGTATCTCCTTGTGTAATGGCGTCATATACGTTATTTAAAACATCACATCTGAACTTGTCTTGATTATTCCTAATAAACCAGAGTCTTTCTGACTCGATCGCACAACAACAATCTACTAAAAATTGCTGGAACAATCTACCGCAATATAGTAATAGACCGCCTCCTACCTCCCTCTGTTGTATCCGATACGCATAGTATTCTCTCATAGTGACGTATTCCCTCTTGCCCTTTTTTCGTGTCCCATCTGGTACGTAATATGTTATTCCAGTATGGTAACTATCTTCGCCATAGGGAAATAATAGCGGATACTGGAGAGCCATATAGGAAGGATGTAGCTCGCTAATTGCTTGTAACCCTCTCGATCTATGATGTACAACTATGTCCTTCCCTCTGGACTCGGTACTATTATCGTGTACAATGAGTGCGGCGATCTCTGACGCTGTTGGAGAATTATATATTCTGTCATTAGGCTTTCTTGTACCTAACAATTTGACTGACAATCGTATGTTTTCGTCTCCCTTTATTCTCTCTTTTGCCATACGAAATGTCTTTGCCAGTGGGTTAAATTCGTCTAACATGTCCTTTAGTTTTGTTAGGATGTCATGATCTAAGGTAGGGCTGTCCTGTCTTCTGGCCACGGCCTTTTCTCTTAGCGATATCTCTGAGGCGGTATCGTAGACATATAGTTGTGCATATGATGGCTGGGCCCCATCTTCTGGAAGCAGCGTTCCCATACGGTGGAGGACCTGGCCGCTTACCCGGAAGACGTAGCTACCTGGCCTCTGGTTAACCGAGTTGTCAATCTTTGCACCCATAGAAGTGAATACGTAACAGGAATTGTATACTCTAATTAACTGTCTGAAGTCTTTTGAGTCCTTATCTTCATGGGTTAGTAGCCTTCTTAAGATATCGGGTGCATCCTTTAGTCCCTTCAAACGAACCTTACCATCTCTACAACACATGTTGAACCTTATGTTGTTCCGTGTGCTTGTGTTTTTTATTCTCTCATCGAACCACATAATGGCACCACATGAAGGGCAGTTGTACTCAGCATCGCCTAGGTAGCGATACTCTTTTTCTTTGTTCTCTACGACAAATATACCATTATTAATCTAATCagtataaaaattgaaaaaaaaaattaaatattgtcTGGCTGTTTAACAACAGCCTAATACTTTCTTGATTGGTACAGAAGATAAGTTTAGTAATTTACCTGGTTGCCCTTTTTCGTCATTGTCTATCTGTTCTTCAGGATTGTTACCTACTCTTTGCCTCTTCCTCCTGCCTTCTGAGATGATCCTCCTACGTTTGTTCCTCTTATCTACCCCTTccattattgttctttacttggGTTGCAAAAACTCTGTTGGAGGAGTAGAAGACGTTTTCGTCTCCAATTAGGTTTTACATATAAATTTTATTAAAGAGTGGCAGACTTCTTATAGTAAACATAAACAATATATAATATGGTCTCCTTTCCAATTGGTTTTTATATATAGTTTCTTTTTTAAATTTTATCTACTGATAGTTTTTCAGTGTTGGGATACTATAGTTGCAATATCTAACCCTACTTCTTTATCATATTGTTATAATTTCAGTTATGTTATGCAGGTTTGTGCAACTCCTGGTGGGATACATAAGGGGGCAGTTGAACAATTTGATATTACAATGAATCATGGTATATGTCTGTGATGAAATTTTGGCTGTGTATTTTCCGGATTATCAGTGTCAACAATCAAATTATATTTAATACTTGTCATACGAACCTGGGTATTTTAAATTCGGCTTGCTCATTTCTGTAATCGAACATGAATTGGCACAGTCAGCTTTAAGAAAAACAAAACCCCTGGGAATTAACATCAGTAGCGTCTCTGAAAGGATAGTATTCACTA from Silene latifolia isolate original U9 population chromosome 10, ASM4854445v1, whole genome shotgun sequence encodes:
- the LOC141607923 gene encoding uncharacterized protein LOC141607923, whose product is MKLRQLMHLLKKEDYFGPTVADIYTIEFQKRGLPHAHILLWLRRGSEEVSTDFIDTIIHAEIPDKNKEPRLYEIVSGSMVHGPCGKDGPNCPCMMNDVCTKKYPKEHNESTTLDRNGYPMYRRRKDSRTIKKGIHEMDNRSIVPYNPGLLLMFDAHINVEWCNTAKAIKYLFKYISKGPDKATLVIQEDTQDEIKAYMDCRHLSASEAAWRIFEFDIQERYPSVMRLPVHLEGEQSVVIKDSDVLEEIIEEKNSTNTMMTAWIATNANQPDARTLSYAEFPTKYVWKEGGWHKRKQGKCIGRMVYVHPTAGERYYLKVLLNIVKGAQSYQDIRTLGDVVYPTFKEACYAHGLLNNDKEWHEAMSEANKWVMPSQLRELFVMMILFCEVTDITKLWEETYGMLSEDIERKKRRLFGDPNLELSDAAKRSYTLLEIDKVLMRYGKRLSDIESMPQPVESDVHGMENRLIRDERKYDRKQLRDEWEGKVKLLNREQKDVYDAVINAVSSKLQELFFVYGHGGTGKTFLYGAISAKLRSEGKIVLNVASSVTGIAALLLPGGRTTHSRFDIPIELFDDSTCNVKQNSQLAELLRETSLIIWDEAPMDHRNAFEALDSTMRDIVSYTDPDASSKMFGGKVVLLGGDFRQVLSIVSKGKRQDIVQASISRSHIWRSCTVFLLRKSMRVTDSDGERQRFNKWFLAMGEGRLEAKAEEHEDEGTWIKIPEEYTSVCGKLDIKQVVDEIYPSFVEGSKDDEYLRERAILTPLNETADTVNDYMTGQIPGNYKIYKSCDEVCAASIDSDDQFSAYPIEYLNTLNLQGLPRHELKLKVGMPVMLLRNINPSQGLCNGTRLIVTRTGEYIVEARIITRSNVARKSSTKRFKDGIIRTKCMVCHRQGFNNRKNRPPKADAKTTTVETGDKTKAGAISANRKTKTAKTSTKKGGVAGAGEAESSNKQSAVFKKARHRFCMWHIMKKVTDKVGSTICKETDFLSRLNNVVWSEDLEPEEFEENWAKIISEFSLEENKWLTDKFAERDQWIPLISGMCLDGQHFKNHTKIREFE
- the LOC141607924 gene encoding uncharacterized protein LOC141607924 encodes the protein MEGVDKRNKRRRIISEGRRKRQRVGNNPEEQIDNDEKGQPENKEKEYRYLGDAEYNCPSCGAIMWFDERIKNTSTRNNIRFNMCCRDGKVRLKGLKDAPDILRRLLTHEDKDSKDFRQLIRVYNSCYVFTSMGAKIDNSVNQRPGSYVFRVSGQVLHRMGTLLPEDGAQPSYAQLYVYDTASEISLREKAVARRQDSPTLDHDILTKLKDMLDEFNPLAKTFRMAKERIKGDENIRLSVKLLGTRKPNDRIYNSPTASEIAALIVHDNSTESRGKDIVVHHRSRGLQAISELHPSYMALQYPLLFPYGEDSYHTGITYYVPDGTRKKGKREYVTMREYYAYRIQQREVGGGLLLYCGRLFQQFLVDCCCAIESERLWFIRNNQDKFRCDVLNNVYDAITQGDTMGITIGQRIYLPPSFTGSPRYMQQNYQDAMAICRWYGNPHLFLTFTANPRWPEVEAALTLMGG